The following proteins are encoded in a genomic region of Amycolatopsis sulphurea:
- a CDS encoding bifunctional [glutamine synthetase] adenylyltransferase/[glutamine synthetase]-adenylyl-L-tyrosine phosphorylase, translating into MAERARTAASAVRYGFTDIRADSLLRAAGWWDAAGLVGDASDVLLALSRAADPDLALLGIDRLRETDEDGWPELDRALRGNRTLRGRLISVLGMSTALADFVVANTGQWRSLEDSRCTVPETFTEQLLDRLRRDDGTYETGFAAEQALRAAYRGLLLGIAAADLGHLVEPGLDQPSFPEVSSQLTVLAEAALTAGLAVAEQETGASAEGSLAVIAMGKTGGRELNYVSDVDVIFVGADDVMVATRLASTMMRVVGNACFEVDAALRPEGRSGALVRTLEGHAAYYRKWAKTWEFQALLKARPVAGDAELGRLYAEMVAPMVWSAADRDNFVTEVQQMRRRVEDHLASEHLERELKLGRGGLRDVEFAVQLLQLVHGRVDPELHSPSTLDALEALGAGGYVGRVDAAEMASSYEFLRNVEHRLQLRRLRRTHLFPEATDTAELRVLARACGTTRSRGRSQGESLLAEFRRHAQAIRRLHEKVFYRPLLQSVANVPTEALRLTTKQAASRLTALGYAAPEGALQHIKALTAGVSRRAAIQQALLPVLLDCLADTPNPDGGLLSYRKVSEALEQTPWYLRVLRDEGTVVERLAFLLGTSRLVPDLLVRAPEVLQLLGDPARLIGRAPDEVATSLLAAVRRQPGPSAAVAAARSLRRHELLRIACADLLGLMDVPAVCEALSSVWVAVLRGALSAASRQRQAELGRAPASVAVIGMGRLGGAELGYGSDADVMFVCAPAEGVSDADAVRYASSVAEAVRKMLGTPSADPALVVDADLRPEGRSGPLVRTLDSYRAYYQRWGEVWEAQALLRARFVAGDEELGQRFLEMIEPIRYPDGGLDATGAREIRRIKARVETERMPRGADPTRNTKLGRGGLADVEWTVQLLQLQHAHEVPALRTTSTLDALTALAEAGLAPAGSVASLREAWLLATRVRNAGMLVRGKAADEVPGSGRDLAAVARVFGYSVDDDPGEFLDRYLRVTRLAHAVVEELFYEN; encoded by the coding sequence ATGGCAGAGCGCGCACGTACGGCTGCTTCAGCGGTCAGGTACGGCTTCACGGACATTCGGGCGGACAGCCTGTTGCGCGCGGCGGGCTGGTGGGACGCCGCGGGCCTGGTTGGCGACGCCTCCGACGTCCTGCTCGCGTTGTCTCGCGCTGCGGACCCCGATCTCGCGTTGCTCGGTATCGATCGGCTACGCGAAACCGACGAGGACGGCTGGCCCGAGCTGGATCGCGCGCTGCGGGGGAATCGAACGCTCCGTGGCCGCCTCATCAGTGTGCTCGGCATGTCGACCGCGCTGGCCGACTTCGTCGTCGCCAACACGGGACAGTGGCGCAGCCTTGAGGACAGCCGCTGCACGGTGCCCGAGACCTTCACCGAACAGCTTCTCGATCGGCTTCGCCGGGACGACGGTACGTACGAGACCGGCTTTGCCGCAGAACAGGCGCTACGTGCGGCTTACCGTGGGCTGCTTCTCGGCATCGCCGCCGCGGACCTCGGCCACCTCGTCGAGCCGGGTCTCGACCAGCCGTCGTTCCCTGAAGTCTCCAGCCAGCTCACGGTGCTGGCCGAAGCCGCGTTGACCGCCGGGCTCGCGGTGGCGGAGCAGGAAACCGGAGCCTCGGCAGAGGGTTCGCTCGCGGTCATCGCGATGGGCAAGACCGGTGGCCGCGAACTGAACTACGTGAGCGACGTCGACGTCATCTTCGTCGGCGCCGACGATGTCATGGTGGCGACCCGGCTGGCCAGCACGATGATGCGGGTGGTCGGCAACGCCTGTTTCGAGGTGGATGCGGCACTCCGGCCCGAGGGCCGCAGCGGAGCGCTCGTACGGACTCTCGAAGGGCACGCGGCCTACTACCGGAAGTGGGCGAAGACCTGGGAGTTCCAGGCCCTGCTCAAGGCTCGCCCGGTGGCCGGGGACGCGGAACTCGGCAGGCTGTACGCCGAAATGGTCGCGCCGATGGTCTGGTCGGCCGCGGACCGGGACAACTTCGTCACCGAGGTGCAGCAGATGCGCCGCCGGGTGGAGGACCACCTGGCCTCCGAACACCTCGAACGCGAGCTGAAACTCGGCCGTGGCGGGCTCCGGGACGTCGAATTCGCCGTGCAGCTGCTGCAGCTCGTGCACGGACGGGTGGACCCGGAGCTGCACTCTCCCTCCACTTTGGACGCACTGGAAGCGCTGGGTGCCGGCGGTTACGTCGGCCGCGTGGACGCCGCGGAGATGGCTTCGTCGTACGAATTCCTGCGTAACGTGGAGCATCGCCTGCAGCTGCGGCGGCTTCGGCGGACGCACCTGTTCCCCGAGGCGACCGACACCGCGGAGCTGCGAGTACTGGCGCGGGCGTGTGGGACCACCCGGTCTCGCGGTCGCAGCCAGGGGGAGTCGCTGCTCGCCGAATTCCGTCGGCACGCACAGGCAATCCGCCGTCTGCACGAGAAGGTGTTCTACCGGCCGTTGCTCCAATCGGTGGCGAACGTGCCGACGGAAGCGTTGCGGCTCACCACGAAACAGGCGGCCAGCCGGCTCACCGCGCTGGGCTACGCGGCGCCGGAAGGCGCGCTCCAGCACATCAAGGCGCTTACGGCGGGCGTTTCGCGACGGGCTGCCATCCAGCAGGCGCTCCTGCCCGTGCTGCTCGACTGCCTCGCCGACACCCCTAATCCCGACGGCGGTCTCCTGTCCTATCGCAAGGTTTCCGAGGCCCTCGAACAAACTCCGTGGTACCTGCGGGTACTGCGGGACGAGGGCACGGTCGTCGAACGTCTGGCGTTCCTGCTCGGTACGTCACGTCTGGTGCCCGATCTGCTCGTCCGCGCGCCGGAAGTGCTGCAACTGCTGGGGGATCCGGCTCGGCTGATCGGGCGGGCCCCGGATGAGGTGGCGACCTCGCTGCTGGCCGCGGTGCGCCGTCAGCCGGGGCCGTCCGCGGCGGTCGCGGCAGCGCGTTCGTTGCGACGGCATGAATTGCTGCGTATCGCGTGTGCGGATCTGCTCGGGTTGATGGACGTTCCCGCCGTGTGCGAGGCGTTGTCGAGCGTGTGGGTGGCGGTGCTGCGGGGCGCGCTGTCGGCTGCGTCCCGGCAGCGGCAGGCCGAACTCGGCCGTGCGCCCGCTTCGGTTGCGGTGATCGGCATGGGCCGGCTCGGCGGGGCCGAACTCGGCTACGGATCCGATGCCGACGTGATGTTCGTCTGTGCCCCGGCGGAGGGCGTGTCGGACGCTGATGCAGTGCGGTACGCCTCGTCCGTCGCGGAAGCTGTGCGGAAGATGCTGGGCACACCGAGCGCGGACCCGGCTCTCGTGGTGGACGCCGATCTACGGCCGGAGGGCCGCAGCGGGCCACTGGTGCGCACTCTCGATTCGTACCGAGCGTATTACCAGCGCTGGGGCGAGGTGTGGGAGGCACAGGCGCTGTTGCGGGCGCGGTTCGTGGCCGGCGACGAGGAACTGGGGCAGCGGTTCCTTGAGATGATCGAGCCGATCCGCTACCCGGACGGCGGGCTGGACGCCACAGGCGCGCGGGAGATCCGGCGGATCAAGGCGCGCGTGGAGACCGAGCGGATGCCCCGCGGCGCCGATCCGACCCGGAACACGAAGCTCGGGCGCGGCGGGCTGGCGGACGTCGAATGGACGGTGCAGCTGCTGCAACTGCAGCACGCGCACGAGGTCCCGGCCCTGCGCACGACTTCGACCCTGGACGCGCTCACCGCGCTCGCCGAGGCGGGGCTGGCGCCCGCCGGTTCGGTGGCTTCGCTGCGGGAGGCGTGGCTGCTGGCCACCCGCGTGCGCAACGCCGGAATGCTGGTACGCGGCAAAGCGGCCGACGAGGTGCCCGGCTCGGGCCGTGACCTCGCCGCGGTGGCGCGGGTGTTCGGCTATTCGGTCGACGACGACCCCGGCGAGTTCCTCGACCGCTACCTGCGGGTGACCCGCCTCGCGCACGCCGTGGTCGAAGAGCTCTTCTACGAGAACTAG
- a CDS encoding inorganic phosphate transporter: MDPSLFVVLVIGTALVFDFTNGFHDTANAMATSIATGALKPRIAVAVSAVLNLAGAFLSVEVAKTISSGLVDETKIDPAVVFGGLVGAIVWNLVTWYVGLPSSSSHALFGGLIGATWVSAGADSVHFAKIVDKVLVPAAASPVIAGVVAAAVTYVVYRFVVRRRGGRGFRIGQIVSASLVSLAHGTNDAQKTMGVITLTLVAAGNLPAGSAPPFWVIVSAATALALGTYLGGWRITHTLGKGLTDIEGPQGFSAQTSSAGVILLSSHLGFPLSTTHVCSGGIVGSGVGRHEAPVRWRMAGRMVIAWLFTLPAAALVGAGAGKLTSLGTAGTVIVGVLGIGFALGVYLLSRRKPVTAHSFQVPEPSAADTEPNRLAA; encoded by the coding sequence GTGGACCCCTCGCTGTTCGTCGTGCTCGTGATCGGGACGGCTCTCGTTTTCGACTTCACCAACGGCTTCCACGACACGGCGAACGCGATGGCCACGTCCATCGCGACCGGTGCCCTCAAACCCAGAATCGCGGTCGCCGTCTCCGCGGTGCTCAACCTGGCCGGCGCCTTCCTGTCCGTCGAGGTCGCCAAGACCATCTCCAGCGGACTGGTCGACGAGACGAAGATCGACCCGGCCGTGGTGTTCGGCGGGCTCGTCGGCGCGATCGTGTGGAACCTCGTCACCTGGTACGTCGGGCTGCCGTCCAGCTCCTCGCACGCGTTGTTCGGCGGGCTGATCGGTGCCACCTGGGTGTCCGCCGGCGCGGATTCCGTGCATTTTGCCAAGATCGTGGACAAAGTGCTCGTACCCGCCGCGGCCTCGCCGGTGATCGCGGGCGTCGTGGCGGCCGCGGTGACTTACGTCGTGTACCGCTTCGTTGTCCGCCGGCGCGGTGGGCGCGGGTTCCGGATCGGGCAGATCGTGTCCGCGTCCCTCGTCTCCCTCGCGCACGGGACGAACGACGCGCAGAAGACCATGGGCGTGATCACGCTGACCCTTGTCGCCGCGGGTAACCTGCCGGCCGGTTCCGCGCCCCCGTTCTGGGTGATCGTCAGCGCCGCGACGGCGCTGGCGCTCGGTACCTACCTCGGCGGCTGGCGGATCACGCACACCCTGGGGAAGGGCCTCACCGATATTGAAGGCCCACAAGGCTTTTCCGCGCAGACCAGCAGCGCCGGCGTCATCCTGCTGAGTTCGCACCTGGGGTTCCCGCTGTCCACCACGCACGTCTGCTCCGGCGGCATCGTCGGCTCCGGTGTCGGCCGCCACGAGGCGCCGGTGCGCTGGCGGATGGCGGGCCGGATGGTGATCGCCTGGCTGTTCACGCTTCCGGCGGCGGCGCTGGTCGGTGCGGGGGCAGGCAAACTGACCTCGCTCGGCACCGCGGGCACGGTCATCGTCGGCGTGCTGGGGATCGGCTTCGCCCTCGGTGTCTACCTGCTGTCGCGGCGTAAGCCAGTGACGGCGCACAGTTTTCAAGTTCCCGAGCCGTCCGCGGCCGACACCGAACCGAACCGGCTTGCCGCCTGA
- a CDS encoding type 1 glutamine amidotransferase translates to MTRLLIIQPDASDPVGPLGEWFAEAGAELDVRLMPEQRLPGGLDGYAGVVCLGGSMGALDDADHPWLAGVRKMLASAAGKRVPTLGVCLGAQLLAAATGGQVVVGEDGPEVGPALVSKKDAAWRDPLFADLPLVPDVLQFHNDVIKRVPPGAEILASAPRYPHQAFRLNRCAYGIQFHIETTPDLVRDWAKSAPEMAELTRPGALSDESLTELHADLAETWRPFAHRFVRLAAGELEPAAEGQHRLPLV, encoded by the coding sequence GTGACCCGCCTGCTGATCATCCAGCCCGATGCCAGTGACCCCGTTGGCCCGCTCGGGGAGTGGTTCGCCGAGGCCGGGGCCGAGCTCGACGTGCGGCTGATGCCGGAACAGCGCCTCCCCGGCGGTCTCGACGGCTACGCCGGTGTCGTCTGCCTCGGCGGTTCGATGGGGGCGCTCGACGACGCGGACCACCCGTGGCTCGCCGGCGTGCGGAAGATGCTCGCCTCGGCGGCCGGCAAAAGGGTGCCGACGTTGGGGGTCTGTCTGGGGGCGCAGTTGCTCGCGGCCGCGACCGGGGGACAGGTCGTGGTCGGGGAGGACGGGCCCGAGGTCGGGCCCGCGCTGGTGTCCAAGAAGGACGCCGCCTGGAGGGATCCGCTGTTCGCGGATTTGCCGTTGGTGCCGGACGTTCTCCAGTTCCACAACGACGTCATCAAGCGGGTTCCGCCGGGTGCGGAGATCCTGGCCTCCGCTCCGCGGTACCCGCATCAGGCTTTTCGGCTCAACCGGTGTGCCTACGGGATTCAGTTTCACATCGAGACCACTCCGGACCTCGTGCGGGACTGGGCGAAGTCTGCACCGGAGATGGCCGAACTCACCCGTCCGGGCGCGTTGAGCGACGAGTCGCTGACGGAGCTGCACGCGGATCTGGCCGAGACCTGGCGCCCGTTCGCCCACCGGTTCGTCCGGTTGGCCGCGGGAGAGCTGGAGCCGGCGGCGGAGGGTCAACACCGGTTGCCGTTGGTTTAA